Proteins from a genomic interval of Callospermophilus lateralis isolate mCalLat2 chromosome 1, mCalLat2.hap1, whole genome shotgun sequence:
- the Ccr1 gene encoding C-C chemokine receptor type 1: MEFITTTEDYEVTTEYDYGDTTPCHKVDVRAFGSKLLPPLYSLVFVIGLIGNILVVLVLMQHRRLQSMTSIYLLNLAISDLLFLFTLPFWIDYKLKDNWVFGSAMCKLLSGSYYLGLYSEIFFIILLTIDRYLAIVHAVFAIRARTVTFGIITSIVTWALAFLAAVPGFYFSKTQWEFTRNTCSLHFPHQSLKEWKRFQALKLNILGLVLPLLVMIVCYTGIINILLSRPNEKKAKAVRLIFVIMLTFFLFWTPYNLTMFVSAFQEYLFTNQCVQSRELDMAIQVTEVIAYTHCCVNPVIYVFVGERFRKYLRQLFHRHVAVHLAKWLPFLSVDRLERVSSMTPSTGEHELSAGF; encoded by the coding sequence ATGGAGTTTATCACCACTACAGAGGACTACGAAGTGACCACTGAATATGACTATGGGGACACAACCCCGTGCCATAAGGTGGATGTGAGGGCCTTTGGGAGCAAACTGCTGCCCCCTTTGTACTCCCTGGTCTTTGTCATCGGCTTGATTGGCAACATCCTGGTGGTCCTTGTCCTCATGCAGCACAGGAGGCTCCAAAGCATGACCAGCATCTACCTCCTCAATCTGGCCATCTCTGACCTGCTCTTCCTCTTCACACTGCCCTTCTGGATTGACTACAAGTTGAAGGACAACTGGGTTTTCGGTAGTGCCATGTGCAAGCTGCTTTCGGGGTCTTATTACCTGGGCTTGTACAGCGAGATCTTTTTCATCATCCTGCTGACCATCGACAGGTACCTGGCCATCGTCCATGCTGTGTTTGCAATACGGGCTCGGACTGTCACCTTTGGTATCATCACCAGCATCGTCACCTGGGCCCTGGCCTTCCTGGCTGCCGTCCCTGGCTTTTACTTTTCCAAGACCCAGTGGGAGTTCACCCGGAACACCTGCAGCCTCCACTTCCCTCACCAAAGCCTCAAAGAATGGAAACGCTTCCAGGCTCTGAAACTGAACATCCTGGGGCTGGTTCTGCCTCTGTTGGTCATGATCGTCTGCTACACGGGGATCATCAATATTCTGCTCAGTCGGCCCAATGAGAAGAAGGCTAAGGCCGTCCGCTTGATTTTTGTCATCATGCTCACCTTCTTCCTCTTTTGGACCCCTTACAACCTGACTATGTTTGTCTCTGCTTTCCAAGAGTACCTGTTCACCAATCAGTGTGTGCAGAGCAGGGAGCTGGACATGGCCATTCAGGTGACGGAGGTGATCGCCTACACTCACTGCTGTGTCAACCCCGTCATCTATGTCTTTGTGGGGGAGCGGTTCCGGAAATACCTCCGCCAGTTGTTCCACAGACACGTGGCCGTGCACCTGGCCAAGTGGCTGCCCTTCCTCTCTGTGGACAGGCTGGAGAGGGTCAGCTCTATGACTCCATCCACCGGGGAGCATGAACTCTCTGCTGGGTTCTGA